The Flavobacteriales bacterium genome includes a region encoding these proteins:
- the raiA gene encoding ribosome-associated translation inhibitor RaiA: MRIEIQSIHFKADHKLVEYIERKLNKLEQFSDSIVDSQVYLKLENNHTKENKTVEIKVNVQNQSIFKTQTSNSFEAATDMALEALKVQIKKYKERVVTVS, translated from the coding sequence ATGCGTATAGAAATTCAATCAATTCATTTTAAAGCCGACCATAAACTTGTTGAGTACATAGAAAGAAAATTAAACAAATTGGAACAGTTTTCTGATTCAATTGTCGATTCGCAAGTTTACCTGAAACTCGAAAACAATCACACTAAGGAGAATAAAACCGTAGAAATAAAGGTAAATGTTCAAAATCAGAGCATATTCAAAACACAAACTTCAAATAGCTTTGAAGCCGCTACAGATATGGCCTTAGAGGCTTTGAAGGTTCAGATAAAAAAGTATAAGGAGCGGGTCGTAACCGTCTCATAA
- a CDS encoding tyrosine-type recombinase/integrase codes for MAASDYIHPFLDYLKYQKSYSPNTVEAYSKDLDHFASFIEIHAGNVNLLEVKPNQIRTWVVSLSDQKLKPTSINRKLSTLKSFYRYLVRQQFIQANPATEVRNLKVPQRIPQYARVSEMNQFFDALKDSEIGNLEVAVISLLYGTGIRRAELIGLKTRNVDLSAGHIKVFGKGKKERIVPIGQELVQILSAYHAQNYSSDNFFVLPKSGKPLYDKWVYNCVNKMLTKFSKVSKKSPHILRHSFATHLLQNGAEISAIKELLGHSSLASTQIYAQSDIVHLKKIHKLHPKS; via the coding sequence ATGGCTGCTTCCGACTACATACATCCTTTTTTGGATTATTTGAAATATCAAAAATCCTATTCCCCCAATACGGTTGAGGCATATAGCAAAGATTTAGATCATTTTGCTTCGTTCATAGAAATACATGCAGGCAACGTAAATCTTTTGGAAGTAAAGCCAAACCAAATCAGAACGTGGGTTGTCAGCCTATCCGACCAAAAACTCAAGCCCACATCCATTAATAGAAAACTAAGCACGCTCAAATCCTTTTATCGATACCTTGTTCGGCAGCAATTCATTCAAGCCAATCCCGCAACAGAGGTGCGAAATTTGAAAGTTCCACAACGAATACCTCAGTATGCTCGGGTTTCGGAAATGAATCAATTTTTTGATGCACTTAAAGATTCCGAAATTGGCAATTTGGAGGTTGCGGTAATTAGCCTTCTTTATGGAACCGGCATCAGACGTGCAGAACTAATTGGTTTGAAGACCCGGAATGTTGATTTGAGTGCAGGGCATATAAAAGTTTTTGGAAAAGGAAAAAAGGAGAGAATTGTTCCAATCGGACAAGAACTTGTTCAAATTCTAAGTGCATACCATGCTCAAAATTATTCGTCCGACAATTTCTTTGTTTTACCGAAAAGCGGAAAACCTCTTTATGATAAATGGGTTTATAATTGCGTTAACAAAATGCTTACGAAATTTTCAAAAGTGTCAAAAAAAAGTCCTCACATATTGCGGCACAGTTTTGCCACACACCTCCTACAAAATGGGGCTGAAATTTCGGCAATTAAGGAACTTTTAGGTCACAGTAGTTTGGCATCAACACAAATTTATGCCCAAAGTGATATTGTACATTTAAAGAAAATTCATAAATTACACCCCAAATCCTAA
- a CDS encoding 30S ribosomal protein S21: protein MLVVQVKENESIEKALKKFKKKFERTGVMRELRDRKQFTKPSIKKRQQLIKARYKQSLNN from the coding sequence ATGTTAGTTGTACAAGTAAAAGAAAACGAATCAATTGAAAAGGCTTTAAAGAAGTTCAAAAAGAAATTTGAGCGAACTGGTGTTATGCGAGAATTGCGTGATAGAAAGCAATTTACCAAACCATCGATTAAAAAGCGTCAACAATTGATTAAGGCTCGATACAAACAAAGCCTTAATAATTAA